The following are encoded in a window of Kaistia algarum genomic DNA:
- a CDS encoding DEAD/DEAH box helicase, which produces MALELHYDPAGITLRLPAERGGLLHLLRKPPARDLRRLPATERDLIVAIADLRELSADDPDNMCLSDDNIWISHEVASQVDASTAATLSLPKAVDLTFSTEVEGIVGASNFKLVYRWSKGGHRQSPPRVGAILETAQGPRLIPHWMLKAIEVADGASPQADDAADWEALARFRQALEPGLQMSRGDNAARMSMTDFLSSLEVRLADAFSVSPNEDATDFEVVPFSRERLQEEDAARDGEIDEALGELSGDALRMFQQRLRDRGALAAYRLKPGSYLIVDRGAMPALRVMAEKQRGSRGERREFISNPRPAITTAIEGELERRGLLDNLDAASIEESIEAAAGPVLVETAQFSSRVVGLKIFEKEPAPPGTSGGGTWMPEDFGRKLGEYLADLPKPALEQLRDDVTDALASEQDVIVRDGIEIPARPETLRTIETRIAATDQQSDPEEDPLLGAAGPVVLDSKSNLRELQWFAELKPRKVVSRSPPSLVRTPLKPHQVESFEWQVAAWEAGLPGVLNADEQGLGKTLQTITFLTWLQSNMIEATTRRPLLVVAPTSLLINWEQEVERHLGDPGLGHVIRLYGSGTSSRKRIGEGGKDIDSGSAKLDLGFLHEAVAEGRAHRLWVLTTYTTLTNYQHSLATIPFAAAVYDEIQTLKNNRSMRSTAARGVKADFTIGLTGTPIENSVLDIWSIMDQVAPGRLDTESNFLERYRRPDTANMADLHTRIFKTQERVPPTGIRRLKSQVAKDLPGKSRRLYPRAMPKAQELAYEDARLKLAQGGRGAALKMLHHIRAVSVHPDLEGRQPDGDFIGSSARLSACFDLIGRIRDAGERALVFIEHRRMQYRFIELAKAEFRLSRIDLINGDTPIKSRQEIVNRFQALEREPGFDLLVLGPKAAGTGLTLTAATHVIHLSRWWNPAVEEQCNDRVHRIGQTKPVTVHLPMAIHSGYRENSFDCLLNSLMQRKRNLAESALWPMGDTDDDSDQLQRMVSEGADQSLRGGDAVRLAIEAMFLREELGAPDWKSDGSVLLFD; this is translated from the coding sequence ATGGCACTTGAGCTTCACTACGACCCGGCGGGAATCACACTACGACTTCCGGCCGAACGGGGTGGGCTGCTCCACCTGCTCCGGAAGCCACCGGCACGAGACCTCCGACGATTGCCGGCGACTGAGCGCGACCTGATCGTTGCGATCGCGGATCTTCGAGAGCTCAGTGCCGATGATCCCGACAACATGTGCCTGTCCGACGACAACATCTGGATATCCCACGAGGTTGCCTCGCAAGTTGATGCTTCGACTGCTGCGACTTTGAGCCTACCCAAGGCAGTCGACCTGACCTTCAGCACGGAGGTCGAGGGGATAGTCGGCGCGAGCAATTTCAAGCTGGTGTATCGATGGAGCAAGGGCGGCCATCGCCAGTCGCCGCCACGCGTCGGAGCTATCCTCGAGACTGCTCAAGGGCCGCGGCTGATCCCCCATTGGATGCTGAAGGCGATCGAGGTTGCCGATGGAGCGAGTCCTCAGGCGGATGACGCAGCCGACTGGGAGGCGCTGGCACGCTTCCGGCAAGCGCTGGAGCCCGGCTTGCAGATGAGCCGAGGGGACAATGCCGCCCGCATGTCGATGACGGATTTTCTTTCGAGCCTGGAGGTTCGCCTGGCCGACGCGTTTTCCGTCTCGCCCAACGAGGATGCGACCGACTTTGAGGTGGTGCCATTCTCCCGCGAACGCCTACAGGAGGAGGATGCAGCGCGGGATGGTGAGATCGACGAGGCGCTTGGTGAACTGAGCGGCGACGCGTTGCGCATGTTTCAGCAACGGTTGCGCGATCGTGGGGCGCTCGCCGCCTATCGGCTCAAGCCAGGCAGCTACCTGATCGTGGATCGTGGTGCCATGCCGGCACTTCGAGTTATGGCGGAAAAGCAGCGCGGCTCGCGCGGTGAACGACGGGAGTTCATTTCAAATCCCCGCCCCGCAATAACGACCGCCATCGAGGGTGAACTTGAGCGCCGCGGCCTGCTCGACAACCTAGATGCTGCCAGCATCGAGGAATCGATCGAGGCAGCCGCTGGCCCGGTTCTGGTGGAGACGGCGCAGTTTTCAAGCCGGGTCGTCGGCCTGAAGATATTTGAGAAGGAGCCAGCGCCGCCCGGCACCAGTGGTGGCGGCACATGGATGCCCGAGGATTTCGGGCGGAAGCTGGGGGAATATCTGGCTGACTTGCCCAAGCCCGCACTCGAACAGCTCCGGGACGACGTGACTGACGCGCTTGCCTCCGAGCAGGATGTAATCGTCCGCGACGGGATCGAAATTCCCGCGCGCCCGGAGACGCTCAGGACCATTGAAACCAGAATCGCTGCCACTGACCAGCAATCTGATCCGGAGGAAGATCCACTGCTCGGTGCAGCCGGGCCAGTCGTGCTCGACAGCAAGAGCAATTTGCGCGAGCTGCAGTGGTTTGCCGAACTGAAACCACGAAAGGTAGTTTCACGCAGCCCCCCTTCATTGGTGAGAACCCCGCTGAAGCCGCACCAGGTGGAGAGCTTCGAGTGGCAAGTCGCTGCCTGGGAGGCTGGACTGCCGGGCGTTCTCAACGCCGACGAGCAGGGCTTAGGAAAAACCCTGCAGACCATAACGTTCCTGACTTGGTTGCAGTCGAACATGATCGAGGCCACCACACGAAGACCGTTGCTGGTCGTGGCGCCCACCTCGCTGCTGATCAACTGGGAGCAGGAGGTCGAGCGACACCTCGGCGATCCCGGTTTGGGCCACGTCATCCGCCTCTATGGCAGCGGCACCAGCTCGCGAAAGCGCATTGGGGAGGGCGGCAAGGACATCGACAGCGGCTCGGCCAAGCTTGATCTCGGATTTCTGCACGAAGCGGTTGCGGAAGGACGTGCGCATCGCCTCTGGGTACTCACCACCTATACTACGCTCACGAACTACCAGCACTCTCTCGCGACCATTCCGTTTGCGGCGGCCGTCTACGACGAGATCCAGACCCTCAAGAACAATCGAAGCATGCGCTCGACCGCTGCGCGTGGCGTGAAGGCGGATTTTACCATCGGTCTCACCGGCACCCCGATCGAGAACTCCGTGCTCGATATCTGGTCGATCATGGATCAAGTGGCGCCCGGCAGACTGGACACCGAAAGCAACTTCCTGGAGCGCTACCGCCGTCCAGACACAGCCAATATGGCTGACCTGCACACCCGCATCTTCAAGACTCAGGAGCGTGTTCCACCCACCGGGATCCGCCGGCTGAAGTCTCAGGTCGCGAAGGACCTGCCGGGCAAGAGCCGGCGGCTCTACCCCCGTGCTATGCCAAAGGCGCAGGAGTTGGCCTACGAGGATGCGCGACTGAAGCTGGCCCAGGGCGGTCGGGGGGCCGCACTCAAAATGCTGCATCACATCCGTGCCGTCTCGGTCCATCCAGACCTGGAGGGCCGCCAACCCGACGGAGATTTCATCGGATCCTCAGCGCGATTGTCCGCATGCTTCGATTTGATAGGGCGCATACGCGACGCGGGAGAACGAGCGCTGGTGTTCATCGAGCACCGGCGGATGCAGTATCGATTCATCGAACTAGCCAAGGCTGAGTTCAGATTGAGCAGAATCGACCTGATTAATGGTGACACGCCGATCAAATCCCGGCAGGAAATCGTCAACCGATTCCAGGCCCTTGAAAGGGAACCGGGCTTCGACCTGCTTGTGCTCGGTCCCAAGGCGGCAGGCACGGGCCTCACACTTACCGCGGCGACGCACGTCATTCATCTTTCTCGATGGTGGAACCCAGCGGTCGAAGAGCAGTGCAACGACCGAGTGCATCGCATCGGTCAGACCAAACCGGTTACCGTACACCTGCCGATGGCGATCCATAGCGGCTACCGCGAAAATTCCTTCGACTGTCTCCTCAATAGCCTGATGCAGAGGAAACGTAATCTGGCCGAATCCGCCCTTTGGCCGATGGGAGATACCGATGATGACTCCGATCAGCTTCAAAGGATGGTATCGGAGGGGGCCGACCAGTCACTAAGAGGAGGCGACGCAGTTCGGCTCGCAATCGAGGCGATGTTCCTGCGCGAGGAACTTGGCGCCCCAGACTGGAAATCGGACGGCTCGGTTCTGCTATTCGATTAA
- a CDS encoding DUF6538 domain-containing protein encodes MVAAEVPIRRGATFHLRKRVPKRYAAIEPRSTVWISLHTDSETVARSKAPIAWQHLVDGWEARLAGDSADAEERFAAARDLASARGFRYLRASEVARLPLEERLARIEAIPVLGDKPDAPTAAAVLGGVDEPGITVTRALELFWTLAADRTLGKSEDQLRRWKNPRKKAIANFVRLIGDKPIHEITPDDMLDFRQWWLDKITDEGLTPNSANKDLVHLGDTLKTINRMKRLRLVLPLSDLAIKEGEARVRPPFSSDWIRRRLLKPGALRGLNKEARCILLGMVNTGYRPSEGAGLLPHHIRLDAKVPHISIEPEGRQLKSRNARRVIPLVGVSLEAFRECPEGFPRYRASPSLSATVNKFLDENGLLETPEHSLYGLRHSFEDRMIAAKVDDGIRRDLFGHGLGRERYGSGATLEHLERVVQAFAL; translated from the coding sequence GTGGTGGCGGCTGAAGTTCCAATCCGGCGCGGCGCTACCTTCCATCTCCGGAAGCGTGTGCCGAAGCGTTATGCCGCCATCGAGCCTCGATCCACAGTTTGGATATCGCTGCACACGGATTCGGAGACTGTTGCCCGGAGCAAGGCTCCGATCGCCTGGCAGCATCTCGTCGATGGCTGGGAGGCGCGACTGGCTGGCGATAGTGCAGATGCTGAGGAGCGCTTTGCTGCCGCCAGGGATCTCGCATCTGCTCGAGGCTTCCGGTATCTGCGGGCGAGCGAGGTGGCCAGATTGCCCCTGGAGGAGCGCCTGGCTCGCATCGAAGCGATTCCAGTGCTCGGCGACAAACCCGATGCTCCAACCGCGGCTGCCGTTCTGGGTGGCGTCGACGAGCCAGGGATCACGGTTACGCGCGCCTTGGAATTGTTCTGGACGCTTGCCGCCGACCGCACGCTTGGCAAGAGCGAGGATCAGCTCCGTCGTTGGAAAAATCCCCGCAAGAAGGCGATCGCCAATTTCGTTCGACTGATTGGGGACAAGCCGATCCACGAGATCACGCCGGACGACATGTTGGACTTTCGGCAGTGGTGGCTCGACAAGATCACGGATGAGGGTCTAACTCCGAACAGTGCCAACAAGGATCTGGTTCATCTCGGTGATACGCTGAAGACTATCAACCGCATGAAGCGGCTTCGACTGGTCCTGCCCCTATCGGATCTTGCGATCAAGGAGGGTGAAGCCCGGGTTCGGCCACCCTTCTCTTCGGACTGGATCCGCCGCCGCCTGCTGAAGCCGGGCGCCCTTCGAGGCCTCAATAAGGAGGCGCGCTGTATCCTGCTCGGCATGGTCAATACCGGGTATCGGCCGAGCGAGGGCGCCGGGCTTTTGCCGCACCACATTCGGCTGGACGCCAAAGTTCCCCATATCAGCATTGAGCCGGAAGGAAGGCAGCTGAAGAGCCGGAATGCCCGCCGCGTCATCCCCCTGGTCGGCGTCAGCCTTGAGGCCTTCCGCGAATGTCCGGAAGGGTTCCCTCGATACCGCGCCAGTCCGTCTCTTTCGGCGACGGTGAACAAGTTCCTCGACGAGAACGGACTGCTCGAGACGCCGGAGCACAGCCTGTACGGGCTGAGGCACTCCTTTGAGGATCGGATGATCGCCGCGAAAGTCGACGACGGTATCCGACGTGATCTGTTCGGCCACGGTCTCGGTCGCGAGCGATATGGCAGCGGCGCGACGCTGGAACATCTGGAGCGTGTCGTTCAGGCCTTTGCCCTCTGA
- the msrA gene encoding peptide-methionine (S)-S-oxide reductase MsrA: MNILDLFARKTRMPAPGAALPGRATPIVEPGLHFVLHRALASPYPAGLETAVFGLGCFWGAERAFWTLDGVHVTAVGYAGGETPNPTYEEVCSGLTGHNEVVLVVFDPKRISYETLVKRFFESHNPTEGMRQGNDVGTQYRSGIYVSSDAQRLAAERVRDLYETELAKSGLGAITTEIIERPSFYFAEAYHQQYLAKNPAGYCGLGGTGVACPIGTGVAAA; this comes from the coding sequence ATGAACATTCTCGACCTCTTCGCCCGCAAGACCCGCATGCCCGCCCCTGGAGCCGCACTCCCCGGCCGGGCGACGCCGATTGTCGAGCCGGGCCTGCATTTCGTTCTCCATCGCGCCCTGGCCAGCCCCTATCCGGCCGGGCTGGAGACGGCTGTCTTCGGTCTCGGCTGCTTCTGGGGCGCCGAGCGGGCGTTCTGGACGCTGGACGGCGTCCATGTGACGGCGGTCGGCTATGCTGGCGGCGAAACGCCGAACCCGACCTATGAGGAAGTCTGCTCCGGCCTCACCGGCCACAACGAGGTCGTCCTTGTCGTGTTCGATCCGAAGCGGATCTCCTATGAGACGCTGGTGAAGCGCTTCTTCGAGAGTCACAACCCGACTGAGGGCATGCGCCAGGGCAATGATGTCGGTACGCAATATCGCTCCGGGATCTATGTAAGCAGCGATGCGCAGCGGCTGGCGGCTGAACGCGTCCGCGATCTCTATGAGACCGAGCTTGCCAAGAGCGGCCTCGGCGCGATCACCACCGAGATCATCGAGCGGCCGAGCTTTTATTTCGCCGAGGCTTATCATCAGCAATACCTCGCGAAGAACCCGGCCGGCTATTGCGGCCTCGGCGGCACCGGCGTTGCCTGTCCGATCGGCACGGGCGTCGCCGCCGCGTGA
- a CDS encoding EH signature domain-containing protein gives MSLSEVLRRHAPYQPRPLSGLAPLAAAAERVLARWPDAVKEPPEKDRERLVQEMLRRLEQEDWRDVHTSFVTTAAVALFDNERRERPDLAKLRQFYLDEIIANDSASFRRAMVAVYIGSYVPRAAHTVALARSLSRVADALGGRWSVLLQAVPRLLDGVSAHEQVSQLMLSMPQPWSNLKSINLRSPHAPGLMTHAHLAFVKALAPDLAEPPAIDKLLNWLKPEGAQPKAEGASEAISALLMPWRTSDPPSDLRSELTTRITGLYGDPRTRGKEAPWNGVADDLVEHLSRWLTGENIRFFMDIVSDVETSHMWTPRRQFWMKLHQERRITSAWVALSDEGARLARQRAAGRPGLKFGRQIAGGSRIRTCLLILKIGSKIVVEGSHNYKVHVFDESAAGRPKLYQDGYDCELIRSIRGAQAKMHLGDWQGWVRERI, from the coding sequence ATGAGCCTGTCCGAGGTCCTGAGGCGGCACGCTCCCTATCAGCCACGGCCGCTGTCTGGGCTCGCGCCACTCGCTGCTGCGGCCGAACGTGTGTTGGCGCGCTGGCCGGATGCCGTGAAGGAGCCGCCGGAGAAGGACCGGGAGCGCCTCGTTCAAGAGATGCTCCGGCGGCTGGAGCAAGAAGACTGGCGAGACGTGCATACCTCGTTTGTCACCACTGCCGCGGTTGCACTATTCGACAACGAGCGCCGAGAGCGGCCGGATCTTGCCAAGCTACGACAGTTCTATCTCGACGAGATCATCGCCAACGACAGCGCGTCGTTCCGACGGGCGATGGTGGCAGTCTATATTGGCTCCTACGTGCCGCGCGCAGCCCATACGGTGGCGCTTGCCCGAAGCCTGAGCCGGGTGGCCGACGCGCTCGGCGGCCGCTGGAGCGTGCTGCTGCAAGCGGTGCCACGCCTTCTCGACGGTGTTTCAGCGCATGAACAGGTGAGCCAGCTGATGCTGTCGATGCCCCAGCCGTGGAGTAATTTGAAGTCCATCAACCTCAGGAGCCCTCACGCCCCTGGCCTAATGACGCACGCTCATCTGGCATTTGTGAAGGCCCTTGCACCAGATCTGGCGGAGCCCCCTGCCATCGACAAGCTGCTCAACTGGCTGAAACCAGAGGGCGCGCAGCCGAAGGCGGAGGGCGCGTCCGAGGCCATCTCCGCCCTCCTGATGCCCTGGAGAACGTCCGATCCGCCTTCCGATCTACGGTCCGAGCTGACGACGCGAATCACCGGCCTTTACGGCGATCCGAGGACGCGAGGCAAGGAGGCGCCATGGAATGGCGTCGCGGACGACCTAGTGGAGCATCTCTCCCGATGGCTGACGGGTGAGAATATCCGGTTCTTCATGGACATCGTGTCTGACGTCGAGACGAGTCACATGTGGACTCCACGCCGGCAGTTCTGGATGAAGCTCCATCAGGAGAGACGCATCACGAGCGCCTGGGTCGCGCTTAGCGACGAGGGCGCGCGTCTGGCCCGACAGCGGGCAGCAGGGCGACCGGGGTTGAAATTTGGACGGCAGATTGCCGGCGGCAGTCGAATTCGCACCTGCCTGCTGATCCTCAAGATAGGATCGAAGATCGTTGTCGAGGGGTCGCACAACTATAAGGTGCACGTCTTCGACGAGTCAGCAGCGGGAAGGCCCAAGCTCTATCAAGACGGATATGACTGCGAACTGATCAGATCGATCAGAGGCGCGCAGGCCAAGATGCACTTGGGAGACTGGCAGGGCTGGGTGCGGGAGAGGATTTAG
- a CDS encoding BPTD_3080 family restriction endonuclease: MNSFYERPILNSPYRAPDLHHPLDKNGQPLEGEPRQGRRPSRFIVPVPASRKRASANQASLDLETYTENALINEIRAYVDQWRTLRNPIDWGVTSVSQRLLEHWRRPSGWSAQQPFFCQVEAVETIIWLTEVAPRRAATKGLLDQIERHNQEANPELFRLAMKMATGSGKTTVMAMLIAWQAVNAARKESKDFSRAFLIVAPGITIKDRLRVLQPSEPDNYYETREIVPPEMLPDIRRAEIVITNYHAFQHREMMALPKVASSFLQGNDPVPLKTTETDAEMLKRACEKLLNYDRVNVINDEAHHCYRHKVGADAEGALTGDDKREAVENEEAARLWINGIEALDRKLSKGVRAVYDLSATPFFLRGSGYHEGTLFPWVVSDFSLMDAIESGIVKLPRVPVSDNLVRSDTVVYRDLWKQIGKDLPKTAAGAAKLSAFDLPPMLRTALTTLYSHYEGEFDRWERASIAVPPVFIVVCQNTAISRLVFEWIAGFERGDAEEGERAAFHAGHLELFRNYDDQGGRLPRPCTLLIDSRQIESGDALDKGFRDAAGAEIDQFKREVAARAGAGAIGAEVGESALLREVMNTVGRPGRLGEQIRCVVSVSMLTEGWDTNTVTHILGVRAFGTQLLCEQVVGRGLRRQSYDLNPATGLFDVEYADIMGIPFDFASSPQVAKPTRPKPVTRVHAIRERAALEIVFPRVSGYRRDLPSEKLDAVFTEDSRLVITPEDIGPTSVVMEGIVGAGVTITPDVLERLRPSEISFNLAKHLLYTSFRDDDGFPKQHLFPQIQRLARRWLDEGYLVTKGVPVGAILYQDQLARAAEKIDIACTRAGGGRLLAVLDPYNPKGSTRHVNFITSKPCWATGARPPKSQISHVVLDSSWEEQLALTLEGHPRVLAYAKNQALGFEIPYLDGGITRRYLPDFLVRLDDGGEEPINLVLEVKGIKDETDKAKAETTRDLWVPGVNALGGFGRWAFAEFRDWTMMEEDFAVLVEKLMGRAR; the protein is encoded by the coding sequence TTGAACAGTTTCTATGAGCGGCCGATCCTGAACTCGCCCTACCGCGCGCCGGACCTGCATCATCCACTCGACAAGAACGGTCAGCCGCTCGAGGGAGAGCCGCGCCAGGGGCGCCGCCCCTCCCGGTTCATCGTTCCCGTTCCCGCATCGCGCAAGCGGGCGTCGGCCAATCAGGCATCCCTCGATCTTGAGACCTATACCGAGAACGCGCTGATCAACGAGATCAGGGCCTATGTTGACCAGTGGCGCACCTTGCGCAATCCAATTGACTGGGGCGTCACTTCCGTTTCCCAGAGGCTGCTGGAGCACTGGCGCAGACCAAGTGGTTGGTCGGCTCAACAACCGTTCTTCTGTCAGGTCGAAGCCGTCGAGACGATCATTTGGTTGACCGAGGTCGCGCCGAGGCGCGCGGCCACAAAAGGCCTGTTAGATCAGATCGAGAGGCACAATCAGGAGGCCAATCCAGAGCTCTTTCGTCTGGCCATGAAGATGGCCACCGGCAGCGGCAAGACGACGGTCATGGCCATGCTGATAGCATGGCAGGCCGTCAATGCCGCCCGCAAGGAATCGAAGGATTTTTCTCGCGCCTTTCTGATCGTCGCGCCCGGGATCACGATCAAGGATCGGCTCCGCGTGCTCCAGCCCAGCGAACCCGATAACTATTACGAAACACGCGAGATCGTGCCTCCAGAGATGCTGCCCGACATCCGTCGCGCGGAAATCGTGATCACCAACTACCATGCCTTCCAGCACCGCGAGATGATGGCACTGCCGAAGGTCGCGAGCAGCTTCCTGCAAGGCAACGATCCGGTTCCGCTGAAGACGACGGAAACCGACGCGGAGATGCTGAAGCGGGCTTGCGAAAAGCTGCTCAACTATGACCGCGTCAACGTCATCAACGACGAGGCTCATCACTGCTACCGGCACAAGGTGGGCGCCGACGCCGAAGGCGCGCTGACCGGCGACGACAAGCGGGAAGCGGTGGAGAACGAGGAGGCGGCACGGCTCTGGATCAACGGGATCGAGGCGCTGGACCGCAAGCTGTCCAAGGGCGTGCGCGCGGTCTACGACCTTTCTGCAACCCCCTTTTTCCTGCGCGGCTCCGGCTATCACGAAGGGACGCTGTTTCCATGGGTCGTGTCCGATTTCAGCCTGATGGACGCGATCGAGAGCGGCATCGTCAAGCTTCCGCGCGTCCCAGTCAGCGACAACCTCGTGCGGTCCGATACTGTCGTCTATCGCGACTTGTGGAAGCAGATCGGCAAAGATCTACCGAAGACGGCGGCCGGCGCCGCCAAGCTCAGCGCATTCGACCTGCCGCCCATGCTCAGGACCGCCCTGACAACGCTCTACAGCCATTATGAGGGCGAGTTCGATCGCTGGGAGCGGGCCAGTATCGCCGTGCCGCCGGTCTTCATCGTCGTCTGCCAGAATACCGCCATCTCCAGGCTGGTCTTCGAATGGATCGCGGGCTTCGAGCGCGGCGATGCCGAGGAAGGCGAGCGGGCGGCCTTTCATGCCGGCCATCTGGAGCTGTTTCGCAACTATGACGACCAGGGCGGCCGGCTGCCGCGTCCATGCACGCTCTTGATCGACTCGCGCCAGATCGAATCCGGCGATGCGCTCGATAAGGGCTTTCGCGACGCCGCCGGCGCCGAGATCGACCAGTTCAAGCGCGAGGTTGCGGCGCGCGCGGGCGCCGGCGCTATCGGAGCTGAGGTCGGAGAGAGCGCATTGCTGCGCGAGGTAATGAACACGGTCGGCCGCCCTGGCAGACTCGGCGAGCAGATCCGCTGCGTTGTCTCGGTGTCGATGCTCACCGAGGGCTGGGACACCAACACCGTGACGCATATCCTTGGTGTCCGCGCCTTCGGCACCCAGCTTCTGTGCGAACAGGTCGTCGGTCGCGGCCTGCGCCGTCAATCCTATGACCTTAATCCCGCCACCGGCCTGTTCGACGTCGAATATGCCGACATCATGGGCATCCCCTTCGACTTCGCGTCCTCGCCGCAGGTCGCCAAGCCGACCAGGCCGAAGCCGGTGACGCGCGTGCACGCGATCAGGGAACGCGCCGCCTTGGAGATCGTCTTCCCGCGCGTCAGCGGCTATCGGCGCGACCTTCCGTCCGAGAAGCTCGACGCGGTTTTCACCGAGGACAGCCGGCTTGTGATCACGCCCGAGGATATCGGCCCAACATCCGTCGTCATGGAGGGGATCGTCGGCGCGGGCGTCACGATCACGCCGGATGTGCTGGAGCGGCTGAGGCCCTCGGAGATCAGCTTCAACCTCGCCAAGCACCTGCTCTACACCAGCTTTCGCGACGACGATGGCTTCCCGAAGCAGCACCTCTTTCCGCAGATCCAGCGCCTCGCACGGCGCTGGCTTGACGAGGGCTACCTCGTGACAAAAGGCGTGCCGGTCGGCGCGATCCTCTATCAAGATCAGCTGGCGCGCGCCGCGGAGAAGATCGACATCGCGTGCACGCGTGCCGGCGGCGGGCGTCTGCTGGCCGTGCTCGACCCCTATAATCCCAAGGGCTCGACGCGCCATGTCAACTTCATCACGTCGAAGCCGTGCTGGGCGACCGGAGCTCGGCCGCCGAAGAGCCAGATCAGCCATGTCGTGCTCGATTCGAGTTGGGAGGAGCAACTGGCGCTGACGCTGGAAGGCCATCCGCGCGTGCTCGCCTATGCCAAGAACCAGGCGCTTGGCTTCGAGATCCCCTATCTCGACGGCGGCATCACCCGGCGCTACCTGCCCGACTTCCTCGTCCGGCTCGACGATGGCGGCGAGGAGCCAATCAACCTGGTGCTCGAGGTAAAGGGCATCAAGGACGAGACCGACAAGGCCAAGGCGGAGACGACGCGCGATCTCTGGGTCCCCGGCGTCAACGCCCTCGGCGGCTTCGGCCGCTGGGCCTTCGCCGAATTCCGCGACTGGACGATGATGGAAGAGGATTTCGCGGTGCTGGTTGAGAAGTTGATGGGGCGCGCGAGATGA
- a CDS encoding OmpA family protein gives MVAQRDKAAAELTAAQHEIEALKEEIARLLAQIEAKDPLEQYLAQTALVRKRILEQLRDQLKIDFPDLQVMLSEENDALRFQGDGLFESGQAVLRPEKRSIVESIASRLEQILPCYTLGPSAHWANDCNANAAIIEAVQIEGHTDSTGDPRSNLQLSTNRANETFGAMIDRQPNLDKHLNFRQQPVLSVAGYGDMRPIAGNETKTGRATNRRIDLRIIMYTPAVSNEIVRIRERLGADPAETSP, from the coding sequence GTGGTGGCGCAGCGCGACAAGGCTGCCGCCGAACTGACAGCGGCGCAGCATGAGATCGAAGCACTCAAAGAAGAAATCGCCCGCCTGCTGGCGCAGATCGAAGCCAAGGATCCGCTTGAACAATATCTGGCGCAAACAGCTCTTGTAAGGAAGCGCATCCTTGAGCAGCTGCGCGACCAACTGAAAATCGACTTTCCCGATCTGCAGGTGATGCTCAGCGAGGAGAATGACGCGCTGCGCTTCCAGGGCGACGGCCTATTCGAGAGTGGGCAGGCCGTGCTGCGCCCCGAGAAGCGCTCTATCGTCGAATCAATCGCATCGCGGCTTGAGCAGATCCTGCCCTGCTACACGCTCGGTCCGAGCGCCCACTGGGCGAATGACTGCAACGCCAATGCCGCAATCATCGAGGCGGTGCAGATCGAGGGCCACACAGATTCGACTGGCGATCCAAGGAGCAACCTGCAGCTCTCCACCAATCGCGCCAACGAGACCTTCGGCGCCATGATCGACCGCCAGCCGAACCTCGACAAACATCTGAACTTCCGCCAGCAGCCCGTGCTGTCGGTTGCGGGATACGGAGATATGCGGCCGATTGCAGGGAACGAGACCAAGACTGGCCGGGCAACCAACCGGCGCATTGACCTCCGGATCATCATGTATACGCCGGCGGTTTCCAACGAGATCGTTCGGATCCGGGAGCGGCTCGGCGCCGACCCAGCGGAGACTTCTCCATGA
- a CDS encoding 2OG-Fe(II) oxygenase: MSAIVNGPEQRADAIEAAIGRLASDGYAVADNLIGAALAGRLLARLAKLQSEGALATAGVGREGGRQVVHAIRQAAIHWLNGEDAAERDLLALAETIRVAINRQLFLGLFHFECHFIAYPVGGFYKRHLDALAGTRNRVVSFVTYLDPDWLPEHGGALRLWNSPEDVEPPALEIVPRAGRVVLMLSEHIPHEVLPAHRPRHAIAGWWRVASG; the protein is encoded by the coding sequence GTGAGCGCAATCGTAAACGGTCCCGAACAGCGGGCGGATGCGATCGAGGCGGCTATTGGCCGCCTCGCTTCGGACGGCTATGCCGTCGCCGATAACCTTATCGGCGCGGCGCTGGCGGGCCGCCTGCTCGCGCGGCTAGCGAAACTCCAGTCGGAGGGCGCGCTCGCCACGGCCGGAGTTGGCCGCGAGGGCGGACGCCAGGTCGTCCACGCCATCCGACAGGCTGCCATCCATTGGCTGAACGGCGAAGACGCGGCCGAGCGCGACCTGCTCGCGCTGGCCGAGACGATCCGCGTTGCGATCAACAGGCAGCTATTCCTCGGTCTGTTTCATTTCGAGTGCCACTTCATCGCCTACCCTGTCGGCGGCTTCTACAAGCGCCATCTCGACGCTCTCGCGGGGACGCGCAACCGCGTGGTCTCGTTCGTGACCTATCTCGATCCCGATTGGCTGCCCGAACATGGCGGCGCACTGCGGCTCTGGAATTCGCCGGAGGATGTCGAGCCGCCGGCGCTGGAGATAGTCCCGCGCGCCGGCCGGGTCGTCTTGATGCTGTCCGAGCATATCCCGCATGAGGTGCTGCCGGCCCATCGGCCGCGGCATGCCATTGCCGGCTGGTGGCGCGTCGCCTCGGGGTGA